The following coding sequences lie in one Apium graveolens cultivar Ventura chromosome 3, ASM990537v1, whole genome shotgun sequence genomic window:
- the LOC141712610 gene encoding putative protein phosphatase 2C 46 isoform X1, with translation MLSTLIKFFKSCWLSSSSDSNVRSDTVGKQDGLLWYKDKGQHLIGDYSMAVVQANNLLEDQSQIESGSLSLRETGPFGTFVGVYDGHGGPETSRYINDHLFLNLRRITAEEGSGTMSVDILRRAYEATEEGFLSIVARQWPMKPQLAAVGSCCLAGLICNGTLYIANLGDSRAVLGRTVRATGEVLAIQLSAEHNASIESVRQELHSLHPDDSQIVVLRHNVWRVKGLIQISRSIGDVYLKKAEYNREPLYAKFRLRDPIRRPILSSDPAISVHELGPQDQFLIFASDGLWEHLTNQEAVDIVQNNPRNGIARRLVKSALQEAAKKREMRYSDLKKVARGVRRHFHDDITVVVVFLDYNLVSKASLLRGPTVSLRAASVNQR, from the exons ATGTTATCTACGTTGATTAAGTTTTTCAAGTCTTGTTGGCTTTCGTCGTCTTCGGATAGTAATGTGAGGTCAGACACTGTTGGTAAACAAGATGGGCTTCTTTGGTATAAGGATAAAGGGCAGCATTTGATTGGTGATTATTCGATGGCTGTTGTTCAGGCTAATAATTTGCTTGAGGATCAGTCTCAAATTGAGTCTGGGAGTTTGAGTTTACGTGAGACGGGGCCGTTTGGGACTTTTGTTGGAGTTTATGATGGTCATGGTGGACCTGAGACGTCGCGGTACATTAATGATCATCTTTTTCTGAATCTTAGAA GGATTACTGCAGAGGAAGGGTCGGGAACAATGTCTGTGGATATTTTACGAAGAGCGTATGAAGCAACAGAAGAGGGGTTTTTGTCTATTGTTGCTAGGCAGTGGCCAATGAAACCACAGTTAGCTGCTGTTGGATCTTGCTGCCTTGCTGGTTTGATCTGTAATGGAACACTGTATATTGCCAACCTTGGTGATTCTCGTGCTGTTCTTGGAAGGACTGTGAGGGCGACTGGAGAGGTTCTTGCAATTCAGCTTTCAGCGGAACATAATGCGAGCATAGAGTCTGTTAGGCAGGAGTTGCATTCTCTGCACCCAGATGACTCTCAGATTGTTGTCTTAAGGCATAATGTATGGCGCGTTAAGGGTCTAATACAG ATTTCTAGATCTATCGGTGATGTATATCTGAAAAAGGCCGAGTATAATAGGGAGCCTTTGTATGCTAAGTTTCGCCTTCGCGATCCTATAAGGAGGCCCATATTGAGCTCTGATCCTGCGATATCAGTGCACGAGCTTGGACCACAGGATCAGTTTCTCATCTTTGCTTCTGATGGTCTCTGGGAGCACCTTACCAATCAGGAGGCAGTTGATATAGTACAGAACAATCCTCGTAAT GGAATTGCCCGAAGGCTTGTGAAATCTGCCTTGCAGGAAGCAGCAAAGAAAAGGGAAATGCGTTACTCTGATTTAAAAAAGGTCGCTCGCGGGGTTAGGCGGCATTTCCATGATGATATCACAGTTGTAGTTGTCTTTCTGGATTATAATCTTGTGAGCAAAGCGAGCTTGCTGAGAGGCCCTACCGTATCTCTTCGAGCAGCTAGTGTAAACCAGCGGTAA
- the LOC141712610 gene encoding putative protein phosphatase 2C 79 isoform X2, with protein sequence MSVDILRRAYEATEEGFLSIVARQWPMKPQLAAVGSCCLAGLICNGTLYIANLGDSRAVLGRTVRATGEVLAIQLSAEHNASIESVRQELHSLHPDDSQIVVLRHNVWRVKGLIQISRSIGDVYLKKAEYNREPLYAKFRLRDPIRRPILSSDPAISVHELGPQDQFLIFASDGLWEHLTNQEAVDIVQNNPRNGIARRLVKSALQEAAKKREMRYSDLKKVARGVRRHFHDDITVVVVFLDYNLVSKASLLRGPTVSLRAASVNQR encoded by the exons ATGTCTGTGGATATTTTACGAAGAGCGTATGAAGCAACAGAAGAGGGGTTTTTGTCTATTGTTGCTAGGCAGTGGCCAATGAAACCACAGTTAGCTGCTGTTGGATCTTGCTGCCTTGCTGGTTTGATCTGTAATGGAACACTGTATATTGCCAACCTTGGTGATTCTCGTGCTGTTCTTGGAAGGACTGTGAGGGCGACTGGAGAGGTTCTTGCAATTCAGCTTTCAGCGGAACATAATGCGAGCATAGAGTCTGTTAGGCAGGAGTTGCATTCTCTGCACCCAGATGACTCTCAGATTGTTGTCTTAAGGCATAATGTATGGCGCGTTAAGGGTCTAATACAG ATTTCTAGATCTATCGGTGATGTATATCTGAAAAAGGCCGAGTATAATAGGGAGCCTTTGTATGCTAAGTTTCGCCTTCGCGATCCTATAAGGAGGCCCATATTGAGCTCTGATCCTGCGATATCAGTGCACGAGCTTGGACCACAGGATCAGTTTCTCATCTTTGCTTCTGATGGTCTCTGGGAGCACCTTACCAATCAGGAGGCAGTTGATATAGTACAGAACAATCCTCGTAAT GGAATTGCCCGAAGGCTTGTGAAATCTGCCTTGCAGGAAGCAGCAAAGAAAAGGGAAATGCGTTACTCTGATTTAAAAAAGGTCGCTCGCGGGGTTAGGCGGCATTTCCATGATGATATCACAGTTGTAGTTGTCTTTCTGGATTATAATCTTGTGAGCAAAGCGAGCTTGCTGAGAGGCCCTACCGTATCTCTTCGAGCAGCTAGTGTAAACCAGCGGTAA
- the LOC141712611 gene encoding uncharacterized protein At4g08330, chloroplastic-like — MAYTTSSSIYSCTQCGSNLNLNTFHLYPPDTYFDAGNKGTLSFSAIDSSKFRLKTEDKIRPFFETIDYWGIQRKRTRILCNSCGFLVGYVYDDGPPLTDSPGQFHFGPSQVIPRASRYRFKKKALRITPQT; from the coding sequence ATGGCTTACACAACATCTTCATCAATCTACAGCTGCACTCAATGTGGATCCAATCTCAATCTAAACACTTTCCATTTATACCCTCCCGACACTTATTTCGATGCAGGCAATAAAGGCACTCTTTCTTTCTCCGCCATCGATTCTTCCAAGTTCCGGTTGAAAACCGAGGACAAGATCCGACCCTTTTTCGAGACCATTGATTATTGGGGTATTCAAAGAAAAAGGACCAGGATTTTGTGTAATAGTTGTGGGTTTCTTGTTGGTTATGTTTATGATGATGGCCCACCGTTGACTGATAGCCCTGGTCAGTTTCATTTTGGGCCTAGTCAGGTCATTCCCAGGGCTTCTAGATATAGGTTTAAGAAAAAGGCTTTGAGGATTACTCCCCAGACGTGA
- the LOC141712612 gene encoding cation/H(+) antiporter 2-like, with translation MGDDNEVFGRGCSQDQFFNPILTMGYQMGAILVLSHAFQLGLKFIPGPIAQILAGFVLGPSGISNIEGIKKFFFQAFATDYYETMAMYARILIMFLIGLEFDSPYLRRNFKRAFVIALGGCVTCTIFAVVITSFIFEETSADGSHFLMTSMIAVVLSNSGSPLAIRLAAELRFATTDIGRLAISSSLIGDMYAVGLSIVISRHKKEKTKTWISDGFIASIIIVTVVVSNLYLTKLMNRRNRNKKYLSNIEVCIILVFIFGGAMGIESIGYSSIYACFFFGLFFPRGGKTMRTLLIKLTYIIHNFIFPIYFGYSGFKADLSVVYKHIWRIGIIVLVIMLSIGGKIAGTLAACHFVKTPLNEGVLLAFLLNLKCHADIVALTAGQQNAMVTSQTFFSLMICSVVISCLISGPLIAFLVGRESDTLGYKHVALESQDPASELRILACVHSPRPVSTMVGLIATSRGSDNIPITPYLMHLIELPKKIKNKKKKHPRDEDEEFIDEGYGGNDVVEINEAVDDFIAETGVMIHQVKTVAPFTSMYEDVCDFAEKVRASIIILPFHKHQRIDGKLESDKVGIRTTNQKLLRHARCSVAILVDRGLTAGALKASGSESLQNVVTLFFGGPDDREALGFSTRMGSHRHINLTVIRFHSAAASKDQNVEVNVAQKEDDVLMAISDDERENEIDNTVLSELYNRYVTSGRVGYIEKHVDNGAETCSYLKDILDMYTMFIVGRGGRRQTTITTGLNDWEECPELGTVGDLLASSEFDESGSVLVVQQHSCKDDDDTYVDSDE, from the exons ATGGGGGACGACAATGAGGTGTTCGGTAGGGGATGCAGTCAGGATCAATTTTTCAATCCGATACTCACAATGGGGTATCAGATGGGAGCCATTCTTGTTCTTTCTCATGCCTTCCAACTTGGTCTCAAGTTCATACCTGGTCCCATTGCTCAAATACTC GCTGGGTTTGTTCTAGGTCCCTCAGGGATTTCGAATATAGAAGGTATAAAGAAGTTCTTCTTTCAAGCTTTTGCTACGGATTATTACGAGACAATGGCAATGTATGCGAGAATTCTTATAATGTTTCTGATTGGTCTTGAGTTTGATTCTCCTTATCTAAGACGAAACTTTAAACGGGCATTTGTTATAGCTTTGGGTGGTTGTGTGACATGTACCATTTTTGCGGTCGTTATAACCAGCTTTATATTTGAAGAAACTTCGGCTGATGGGAGCCATTTCTTGATGACCTCCATGATCGCAGTGGTTTTATCAAACTCGGGCTCTCCACTGGCAATTCGTTTGGCTGCTGAATTGAGATTTGCCACCACAGATATCGGAAGACTAGCCATTTCATCCTCTTTAATTGGTGACATGTATGCTGTGGGTCTTTCGATCGTAATATCCAGACATAAAAAAGAGAAGACTAAGACGTGGATTTCTGATGGTTTCATTGCATCGATTATCATTGTGACAGTAGTAGTGTCCAATTTATACCTTACAAAGCTTATGAACCGGAGAAACAGAAACAAAAAGTACCTGTCGAACATTGAAGTTTGTATTATACTGGTATTTATATTTGGCGGTGCAATGGGGATTGAGTCGATTGGATATAGCAGCATATATGCTTGCTTCTTTTTTGGCTTATTCTTTCCCAGGGGTGGAAAAACAATGCGGACATTGTTGATAAAACTAACATACATAATTCACAACTTCATATTCCCAATTTACTTTGGGTACTCGGGGTTTAAAGCAGATTTATCCGTAGTCTACAAACATATCTGGAGGATTGGAATTATCGTCCTTGTCATCATGTTGAGCATTGGTGGGAAGATTGCAGGAACCCTTGCTGCTTGCCATTTTGTGAAGACTCCCTTGAATGAGGGTGTTCTACTTGCTTTTCTACTGAATTTGAAATGCCATGCCGATATAGTAGCTTTGACAGCAGGCCAACAGAATGCA ATGGTTACCAGTCAAACATTCTTCAGTTTGATGATATGCTCTGTAGTGATTAGTTGTCTCATATCAGGGCCATTGATAGCTTTCTTGGTGGGAAGAGAAAGTGACACTCTTGGCTACAAACATGTAGCTTTAGAATCGCAGGATCCAGCTAGTGAGCTACGAATCCTGGCCTGTGTGCATAGTCCTCGCCCTGTATCGACCATGGTTGGGCTTATTGCAACTTCAAGAGGTTCTGATAACATTCCTATTACTCCTTACTTGATGCACTTGATTGAGCTTCCCAAGAAGATCAAGAATAAGAAGAAGAAGCATCCCCGGGATGAAGATGAAGAGTTTATAGATGAAGGCTATGGTGGCAATGACGTGGTGGAGATCAATGAAGCTGTTGATGACTTTATTGCAGAAACAGGCGTCATGATTCATCAAGTTAAAACAGTAGCACCCTTTACATCCATGTATGAAGATGTATGCGACTTTGCTGAGAAAGTACGAGCATCTATCATAATCCTTCCTTTCCATAAGCACCAGAGAATAGATGGAAAACTGGAGAGTGACAAAGTGGGCATACGAACTACTAATCAGAAACTTCTTCGGCATGCTCGATGCTCAGTTGCCATACTTGTAGACCGAGGACTTACAGCTGGAGCTCTGAAGGCTTCCGGCTCTGAATCGTTGCAAAATGTTGTAACTCTGTTTTTTGGGGGACCTGATGATCGTGAAGCATTGGGATTTAGCACACGTATGGGCTCACATCGTCATATAAATCTTACAGTCATTCGATTTCATTCTGCCGCAGCATCAAAGGACCAAAATGTGGAGGTAAATGTTGCCCAGAAGGAAGATGATGTTCTAATGGCCATATCAGATGATGAGAGAGAGAATGAGATAGATAACACTGTCTTATCAGAGTTGTACAACAG GTATGTGACATCAGGGCGCGTGGGCTATATAGAAAAGCATGTAGATAACGGGGCAGAAACATGTTCATATCTAAAGGACATCTTGGACATGTACACGATGTTCATAGTCGGAAGGGGTGGAAGACGACAAACCACAATAACAACAGGATTGAACGACTGGGAAGAATGCCCGGAGCTTGGCACAGTAGGGGATTTATTGGCTTCGTCAGAATTTGATGAAAGTGGTTCAGTTTTAGTAGTTCAACAGCATAGTTGCAAAGACGACGATGACACTTATGTTGATAGTGATGAATGA